The sequence AGGTACGCTTAAGGTATCAACAAGAGGTGCGAAAAACCTCTATAAAAACGTCAGCACTTTAACGAGTGTACCAGTAAAAAAACAAAAATACTTGAAAACTGTATCGTCGGGCGGACGAGAACAGGATAATCTACGATGCGCGGAGATTGACCCACTGGGACTGAAGCAACGAGTTTGTGGATGTTTTAAGGTTGGTCGCCTGCTGAACTTGGTTCAGTAGTTAGAAGCAAGAATCTCCCATCATAATCTTTGATTTGATGGGAGAGCGTCAAGGGCTTCTGAAATGAAATACCAGTTGCAATACCATGAGTTCTCAATGCACCGATAAGAAATTTAAAATTACTCAGCCTGATCCCAATTCTGATTCATATCAACAAGACCAAGAACGAATCAACTATTTTCAGAAAAATAAAGAGAGAATCAACCAGCGTTTTGAACAAGCGCGTCAGAACTTCGTAAAGAAAATGGATTTGACCCATCATGGTTCTTTAGAAACTGAGGAAGAAATTGTAGAAGCCTCCCGTGAACTACTCCACTCAAGCTAGAGTCTTAATCTTTATCCTCTTCCTCATCGTTAAATTCTTCGGGATGCGTGGGCGGAATCCCCTCGATCGTAATTAATCCTTCAATCACTTCTTTTACAATTGGTGCAGCAACAGTTGAACCATAAGCTAAGGGTCTTTTCGGTTCATCCACAACCGCTAAAATGACATAACGAGGTTGTTGAACGGGAAAAATGCTAACAAAGCTGGTAATTTTTTCATTCCCGTAGGATCTCCCTTTTGCTTTCTGGGCGGTTCCCGTTTTCCCAGCGAGGCGATAACCTGGAATTTGGGCGACTTCACCACTCCCTTCACTAACCACGGTTTCCATCATCGCTAAGACTTCTTTTGTGGTGCGAGAGGAAAAGACTTGTTTGCGGGTTTGGTCTTTCTCACTGACCAGATTTCCGTCTTGATCCACTAATCCTTTCACCAGATGAGGCTTCACTAAATATCCGCCATTCGCGATCGCGCCGTGAAGTTGGGCTAACTTAATCGGCGTTAACGATAACCCTTGACCAAAAGAAGCGGTCGCTGGTTCAATCGGGTAATTGGTAAACTGAAACTTGCTTTTAAGCGAACCCGCCGTTTCCCCCATTAAATCAATCCCAACCTTTTCTTCTAAGCCCAATTCCTGCAATTTCTTGTAGTAATCTAGGGGTTGCATTCGTTCTATAATTTTAATCATCCCCACATTACTAGACACTTGCAGAATCTCCGCAATGCTAATCTTGCCATGACCCCCGTTACTAAAATAATCATGATTGCGAATCGTCCAGCCCCCTACTTTCATTTTCCCTGGATCATAGATTTTTTCCTGGGGATAGATTAATCCAGCTTCCAGCGCGATCGCGACATTAATCGGCTTAAATGTCGATCCAGGTTCATAAAGATCGGTTACGCCCCAATTTTTCATATCGGCTAAATCAGACTTAAAATAGCGATTGGGATCAAACGTCGGTTCAGTGACAAAAGATAATAATTCCCCTGTTTCCACATCCATCACAATCACCGTTCCCCGTTTCGCCCGAAACGCTTGCATTTGTTTTTTCAAGGCTTGATGCGCTAACCGTTGCAGGCGCATATTCAGCGTTAATTGCAGTTGTTTTTCGTCAAATTCCACCACCTGGGAAGGGAGAGAAACAGGTAAAACATCACCCTGACCCGTCTTTTGAACAGGGGGAATATTTCTCTCAGGACGGATCAATTTTGCTTGTTGAGTAAACTCAATCCCTGTTTTCCCTTGATGATCATCTTTCTGGACATAACCCAAAACATTCGCAGCGAGAGTGTTATGCGGATAAAATCGCGCATATTTGGGTCTTAAATCTAACCCATTACTATTGAGTCGTCGAATTTGATCCGCTTCTTCTTCTGTTAAGCGATCGCGCAGTCGAATCCCTGTTTTTTTCTCTTGAAATTGTTTGGATAATTCACTGACTGAGGTGTTCGTTAGGATAGAGGCTAATTTTTCCGCAATCACTGCTTCCGATTTCTGAAATAACATCGGATGAACATAGAGAGTATAAACCACGCGATCCGTGGCTAACACATTTCCTTCGCGATCAACAATGGAACGACGGGGAACATAATCTTTAAAGTTACCTTTTTGATTCGCTTTTGCTTTGGCGTGTAGTTCTTCTCCCTGCACAATTTGCAAATGATACACTCTTCCCCCTAACCCCACCGCAGAGAGGAAGAAGAAGACCCAAATTAAGCCTAATCTGACGAATTCCCAATTCAACTTTGCCATAACTTTAGTACGCGATCGGACGATCAATTGCTGGTGGCTTCAGATTCTCTTCAACCTTAGTTTTAGCACTCGCTTCAGTCTCAGGGACAGGGGCTGGTTCTAAATAAATATTACGATCTGGAGTTAAAGTAACCCATCCTTGATTTTTTGTGCTACCCGAAAGGGCAATCTGTTCTTTGAGGGCTTCGTTAATCCCAATCACATTACGTTCATATCGCTGCAGACGTTGCAATTCTTCATATTCTTGGTTCCAAACTTGTTGATTCCGAAACTGTAAACCGTACATGATTAAACTGAGCGCGATCGCGCCCAAAGCAACCAAGCCAGAAGTCCGTTGTAAAAGTAATAAAACACGAACAAACAACGGAATTGTCTTTTTCTGATTCTGATTACGCCATTGTCGAGGAAGAGGTCGTGAAGTCACTCTCGACCCTGAAGATTTAGAGGAACGAACCCGATTGGATACTTTCGGTTTTTCAGCAGCTACCATAATTTTAGGGAGTAAAATTGAGAGTTTATCGCCGTACCAACAGCATTAAAATTGCCATTATCCTAACACTAACTCTGACTATTTGTTTCGTAATTAGTTATCAGTGAGGGTAAACAGTCGTTCGCCCCTAGACCACTAATCGGTTAGGATATAACAATAAAACCCTTAATCCCTAGACTGTCTTAATTTTTTCTTCAGATGTCAGAGTTTTCCGTTCCCTCCGATCAAGTGCGTCAACAGGCGTTAGCGAGTCTTACTCGTCAATTGGTGCAACAAGGACATCCCGAACAGTACGCCCAACACATGGCAGTTGCAGCCATTTTTCAAGCGGATTTAGCATTAAGAAATGCTCAACTTTCGCGCCTCCTGTCTTGGTTGAAAGAAAATTATCCTGAAGTACACGCCCAAGGATTAGACTTAGTCGAACAAACCCGAGAAGAGTTTGAACAACGGGTGCAAGAAGGGTAATGACTGAGT comes from Halothece sp. PCC 7418 and encodes:
- a CDS encoding penicillin-binding protein 2, with translation MAKLNWEFVRLGLIWVFFFLSAVGLGGRVYHLQIVQGEELHAKAKANQKGNFKDYVPRRSIVDREGNVLATDRVVYTLYVHPMLFQKSEAVIAEKLASILTNTSVSELSKQFQEKKTGIRLRDRLTEEEADQIRRLNSNGLDLRPKYARFYPHNTLAANVLGYVQKDDHQGKTGIEFTQQAKLIRPERNIPPVQKTGQGDVLPVSLPSQVVEFDEKQLQLTLNMRLQRLAHQALKKQMQAFRAKRGTVIVMDVETGELLSFVTEPTFDPNRYFKSDLADMKNWGVTDLYEPGSTFKPINVAIALEAGLIYPQEKIYDPGKMKVGGWTIRNHDYFSNGGHGKISIAEILQVSSNVGMIKIIERMQPLDYYKKLQELGLEEKVGIDLMGETAGSLKSKFQFTNYPIEPATASFGQGLSLTPIKLAQLHGAIANGGYLVKPHLVKGLVDQDGNLVSEKDQTRKQVFSSRTTKEVLAMMETVVSEGSGEVAQIPGYRLAGKTGTAQKAKGRSYGNEKITSFVSIFPVQQPRYVILAVVDEPKRPLAYGSTVAAPIVKEVIEGLITIEGIPPTHPEEFNDEEEDKD